Proteins encoded in a region of the Bactrocera tryoni isolate S06 chromosome 4, CSIRO_BtryS06_freeze2, whole genome shotgun sequence genome:
- the LOC120775114 gene encoding uncharacterized protein LOC120775114, with translation MADINELLGSSFVRVKLVAFVHFFFITNAMLGTWGHGAYEFYNFLFMIAMFWTIHCKESIEAAQVALVINVSSIFFDLINIIVYFDFMNGWAVAFSIINLVLRPITVILLYREFNSRGGSLQTGSVFPTTQQRTYQDIDRPTQPTPTNSQPGPNVASIF, from the exons ATGGCTGACATAAACGAATTATTGGGATCATCATTTGTGCGGGTTAAg CTGGTCGCTTTCGTGCACTTCTTCTTCATCACAAATGCTATGCTCGGTACCTGGGGCCATGGAGCTTATGAGTTTTACAATTTCCTATTTATGATTGCCATGTTCTGGACAATACATTGCAAGGAATCCATTGAAGCAGCACAAGTG GCACTCGTCATCAATGTTTCAAGCATCTTCTTCGATTTAATAAACATTATAGTCTACTTCGATTTCATGA ATGGTTGGGCAGTCGCTTTCTCTATCATCAATTTAGTACTACGACCAATAACTGTCATATTACTGTATCGTGAGTTCAATTCCCGCGGCGGCAGCTTACAAACCGGTTCTGTCTTCCCCACCACACAACAGCGCACCTATCAGGACATCGATCGGCCAACACAGCCAACGCCCACAAACTCGCAGCCTGGTCCAAATGTCGCTAGTATTTTCTAA
- the LOC120773489 gene encoding sialin: MFRTKNSRGVATAVDVDVSAGFVRNYAAEDYDDDDNTFHNDPDSNRRTANTNEDSEVSDTNEGSSVDTPLIGGVEDDGEFPKTRHIFGLMGFLGFAVVYAMRVNLSVAIVAMVNQTAIPQDNSSTVDDTCPVPTPTNTTTPSKEGDFLWDEATQGLVLGSFFYGYVLTQVPGGRLAELMGGKLIYGYGVLITAIFTLLTPIAAYWSLPMLVLVRVLEGMGEGVTYPAMHAMLAHWIPPLERNKFAAIVYAGSNIGTVISMPLAGWLCSLEFLGGWPSAFYIFGLLGIVWFLFWMYLVYDKPSVHPRISYKERDYIERSIRSMQPRNYNELLTENENDAIQTTNDEIPWRSIFTSLPLWAILITQCGQSWAFYTQLTELPTYMSNILHFDIQSNAMLNAIPYFTSWIVGILCSGLADWMLEQRYISLLNSYKLWNSIASIIPSIGLLATAYVGCSWVWVTVMLAGVGSFGGAVYAGNQMNHIALSPRYAGTMYGLTNSAANICGFLAPYVIGVIINHHETLARWRIVFWLAAAVNIGGNFIYLIFASATEQSWSRNPRPTTAHTIHS; this comes from the exons ATGTTTCGCACAAAGAACTCGCGTGGCGTCGCTACTGCCGTAGACGTTGATGTAAGTGCTGGATTTGTTCGCAATTATGCAGCGGAAGATTATGATGATGACGACAACACTTTCCATAATGACCCAGACAGCAATCGCAGAACAGCGAACACTAATGAAGATAGTGAGGTTTCCGACACAAATGAAGGGAGCTCTGTAGATACGCCTCTCATTGGTGGAGTTGAAG aTGATGGCGAATTTCCTAAAACTCGACATATATTCGGTTTAATGGGTTTCCTGGGTTTCGCAGTAGTCTATGCAATGCGTGTTAATTTGTCTGTAGCAATTGTGGCTATGGTGAATCAAACGGCAATACCTCAAGATAATTCTAGCACCGTCGATGATACGTGCCCAGTACCAACACCAACTAACACTACTACACCGTCGAAGGAGGGAGATTTTTTGTGGGATGAGGCCACTCAGGGTCTAGTTTTAGGATCGTTCTTTTACGGTTATGTGCTGACACAAGTACCTGGCGGTCGATTAGCAGAGCTTATGGGTGGAAAACTGATTTATGGCTATGGTGTGTTGATAACTGCAATTTTTACACTCCTAACACCTATCGCTGCATATTGGAGTCTACCAATGCTAGTGCTGGTTCGTGTTTTAGAAGGCATGGGTGAAGGTGTCACCTATCCAGCAATGCATGCAATGTTAGCGCACTGGATTCCGCCACTGGAACGGAATAAATTCGCCGCCATTGTATATGCTGGTTCGAACATAGGTACAGTGATCTCAATGCCACTAGCAGGGTGGCTCTGCTCTTTGGAGTTTCTTGGGGGTTGGCCCTcagcattttatatatttggcTTACTTGGCATAGTATGGTTTTTATTTTGGATGTATCTCGTGTACGACAAGCCAAGCGTACATCCGCGTATATCTTACAAGGAGCGTGATTACATAGAGCGCAGTATTCGCTCAATGCAACCACGCAATTATAATGAATTGTTGACCGAAAACGAAAATGATGCAATACAGACAACGAACGACGAGATTCCATGGAGATCCATTTTCAcatcactgccgttatgggcaATCTTAATAACACAATGCGGACAAAGTTGGGCCTTTTATACACAATTGACAGAACTACCCACCTACATGAGTAATATTCTACACTTTGACATCCAATCGAATGCAATGTTAAACGCGATACCTTACTTCACAAGCTGGATTGTGGGCATTCTGTGTTCCGGTTTGGCCGATTGGATGTTGGAACAACGCTATATTTCTCTACTCAACTCGTACAAATTATGGAATTCAATAGCGTCCATTATACCATCGATCGGACTTTTAGCCACAGCTTATGTGGGCTGCAGTTGGGTTTGGGTCACAGTGATGTTGGCCGGTGTTGGTTCCTTTGGTGGCGCAGTATACGCAGGCAATCAAATGAATCATATTGCGCTAAGTCCACGCTATGCGGGCACTATGTATGGCCTAACTAACTCGGCGGCCAACATATGCGGCTTCTTAGCACCGTATGTGATTGGCGTAATCATAAATCATCATGAGACACTGGCACGATGGCGCATTGTATTCTGGCTGGCGGCAGCTGTAAATATCGGTGGAAATTTCATCTATTTAATATTCGCTAGCGCCACTGAACAGAGTTGGTCACGCAATCCACGTCCTACTACAGCCCACACTATACACTCCTAA
- the LOC120773490 gene encoding uncharacterized protein LOC120773490 yields the protein MPDIKITQHMLNNIEYDRDSFVHSEKVSGKMADVGCKCTPTILIVGDKADVNAAAYHLAQSLQSPLAAEVIVTVLVAESIRKSFLERLQPQLKAISAEAAQDVERNTVLALINKHSWETISVNELGANSPVLVCDVTHEHLGTGYNGIATLHTFRTVQEAISLCGKETLKAVNASIWTSHHASAYEIALKIDCDNIFIDCHQISLDPLLKASSASGNASCALVENNYHYETLILKDGRKNIVFPIGTAITN from the coding sequence ATGCCAGATATTAAAATCACCCAGCATATGCTTAATAATATCGAATACGATCGTGATTCATTTGTGCATAGTGAAAAAGTGTCTGGAAAGATGGCTGACGTTGGTTGCAAATGCACACCAACAATTTTAATTGTTGGTGATAAAGCTGATGTAAATGCTGCTGCTTATCATTTAGCACAATCATTGCAGTCCCCTTTAGCTGCTGAAGTTATAGTTACGGTGCTTGTGGCTGAGTCGATCCGTAAATCATTTTTGGAGCGCTTACAGCCGCAACTCAAAGCGATTTCGGCTGAAGCTGCGCAGGACGTAGAACGAAATACAGTTTTGGCTTTGATAAACAAACACAGTTGGGAGACCATTTCTGTCAACGAGTTGGGAGCCAATTCACCGGTGCTTGTTTGCGATGTGACCCATGAGCATCTGGGAACCGGTTACAATGGTATTGCCACGTTACACACTTTTCGCACTGTACAGGAAGCAATTAGCTTGTGTGGAAAAGAAACGTTAAAAGCCGTTAACGCATCCATTTGGACAAGTCATCATGCAAGTGCCTACGAAATAGCATTAAAGATTGATTGcgataatatatttattgactGCCATCAAATATCTTTGGACCCATTGCTAAAAGCCTCTTCAGCTTCTGGTAATGCATCTTGTGCATTGGTTGAAAACAATTATCACTACGAAACACTAATATTAAAGGATGGGAGGAAAAATATAGTATTCCCTATTGGAACCGCTATCACCAACTAA
- the LOC120775514 gene encoding uncharacterized protein LOC120775514 produces MLKFAVKTNLQLSCVLLCAICGLIGNVATKPTINFSLPQSFQGFPSFASFTQQYFESRNLRQMKTYSGKRLTNDSLIMIYYHDSTIAVTELGPEKLLLSCELIEIYNESDGKTLLEGLSKYNRPLRITFEEMLKLMNQCERVDKLTYASRNRGKSIDVSASNDSPANNGASNLAANIFPKSPFSLLSGIIPGTKWCGTGDIAETYSDLGTEMDMDRCCRLHDLCPVKIRAYQNKYELMNDSLYTKSHCICDDMLYSCLKSANTSAAQVMGSIYFNLVQVPCLAGSNDKYRFRAAKEGF; encoded by the exons atgttgaaatttgcCGTGAAAACCAATTTGCAATTGTCTTGTGTCCTGTTGTGTGCGATCTGTGGACTTATCGGAAATGTCGCCACGAAGCCGACAATCAACTTCAGCCTGCCACAGAGCTTCCAAGGCTTTCCCTCATTCGCCTCGTTCACGCAGCAGTACTTCGAGAGTCGCAATTTGCGTCAGATGAAAACGTACAG tggaAAGCGGCTTACAAATGACTCGTTAATAATGATCTACTATCATGACTCTACCATTGCCGTGACCGAGTTGGGACCAGAGAAGCTGTTGTTGAGTTGTGAACTGATTGAAATTTA CAATGAAAGCGATGGAAAAACTTTACTCGAAGGACTTTCCAAATACAATCGGCCGCTGCGAATAACATTCGAGGAAATGCTGAAACTCATGAACCAGTGTGAGCGTGTCGACAAGCTGACATATGCTTCGCGCAATCGCGGCAAGTCCATAGATGTCAGTGCGAGCAATGACAGTCCCGCGAATAATGGTGCTTCAAATTTGGCGGCAAATATATTTCCGAAAAGTCCATTTTCATTATTGAGCGGCATCATACCGG GCACAAAGTGGTGTGGCACCGGCGACATTGCGGAAACCTACAGTGATTTGGGCACTGAAATGGATATGGATCGATGCTGTCGCCTTCACGATCTGTGCCCGGTGAAGATACGTGCCTATCAAAACAAATACGAGCTGATGAATGACTCCTTGTATACAAA ATCTCACTGCATATGCGACGATATGCTTTACTCATGTCTCAAAAGTGCCAACACGTCGGCGGCGCAAGTGATGGGCTCAATCTACTTCAATCTGGTGCAAGTGCCCTGCTTGGCAGGCAGCAATGACAAATATCGCTTTCGAGCGGCCAAAGAGGGATTCTAA